Proteins from a genomic interval of Zingiber officinale cultivar Zhangliang chromosome 2A, Zo_v1.1, whole genome shotgun sequence:
- the LOC122042182 gene encoding potassium transporter 8-like: MIPTTALFPQSIPLLQFLAVLMTTDVESNAFEETRQRRSGSWRVVLSLAYQSLGVVYGDLGTSPLYVYKSTFAEDIHHSESNEEIYGVLSFVFWTLTLVPLLKYVFIVLRADDDGEGGTFALYSLLCRHARVGFLPNGQRADEEISAYKKTDDAGAGGEASPSGLKAALERHQVLQKLLLLLALIGTCMVIGDGVLTPAISVFSAVSGLELSMSREHHKYVEVPIACLILICLFALQHYGTHRVGFLFAPIVIVWLLCISSIGVYNIFHWNPHVYQALSPYYMYKFLKKTQRAGWMSLGGILLCITGSEAMYADLGHFSQLSIKIAFTFVVYPSLILAYMGQAAYLSRHHTIANDYRIGFYVSVPEQIRWPVLVIAILAAVVGSQAIITGTFSIIKQCSALGCFPRVKIVHTSAKFHGQIYIPEINWILMILCLAVTIGFRDTKHMGNAAGLAVITVMLVTTCLMSLVIVLCWHKSIFVALSFILFFGTIEALYFSASVIKFLEGAWVPIALSFIFMLIMYVWHYGMLKKYEFDVQNKVSIDWLLSLSPSLGIVRVNGIGLIHTELVSGIPAIFSHFITNLPAFHQVLVFLCIKSIPVPHVQPEERFLVGRIGPREHRIYRCIVRYGYRDVHKDDLEFEKDLVFSVAEFIRSGTPGQNDHANEPDKVGEKMTVVGAGIRLRELNVDPDEAAGPSDSTEIQSAVKGCRKKVRFVLPASEQMNARVREELQELMEAREAGMAFILGHCYVRAKSGSGFIKRLAINVGYDFLRRNSRSPAYAVNIQHASTLEVGMVYYV, from the exons ATGATACCCACCACCGCACTCTTCCCTCAATCAATTCCACTCCTCCAA TTCTTGGCGGTGCTCATGACGACGGACGTCGAATCCAATGCTTTCGAG GAGACGAGGCAGCGGCGGAGCGGCTCGTGGCGGGTGGTGCTGTCGCTGGCGTACCAGAGCCTGGGCGTGGTCTACGGCGACCTTGGCACGTCGCCGCTGTACGTGTACAAGAGCACGTTTGCGGAGGACATCCACCACTCGGAGAGCAACGAGGAGATCTACGGCGTGCTCTCCTTCGTCTTCTGGACGCTCACCCTCGTGCCGCTGCTCAAGTACGTCTTCATCGTGCTCCGCGCCGACGACGACGGCGAGGGCGGCACCTTCGCGCTCTACTCGCTCCTCTGCCGGCACGCCCGCGTCGGGTTCCTCCCCAACGGCCAGCGCGCGGACGAGGAGATTTCCGCCTACAAGAAGACGGACGACGCCGGCGCCGGAGGGGAGGCGTCGCCCTCGGGGCTGAAGGCGGCGCTGGAGAGGCACCAGGTGCTGCAGAAGTTGCTGCTGCTACTTGCCCTAATTGGCACGTGCATGGTCATCGGCGACGGAGTCCTCACGCCGGCGATTTCCG TTTTCTCGGCGGTTTCAGGGCTCGAGCTTTCCATGTCCAGGGAACACCACAAAT ATGTTGAAGTTCCTATAGCATGTCTAATACTGATCTGTTTGTTCGCCCTGCAACATTATGGAACGCATCGAGTCGGGTTCTTGTTTGCCCCGATAGTTATCGTTTGGCTTCTATGCATCAGTTCGATCGGTGTTTATAACATTTTCCACTGGAATCCACATGTTTATCAAGCATTGTCTCCATACTACATGTACAAGTTCTTGAAAAAAACTCAAAGAGCAGGCTGGATGTCCTTGGGTGGGATTCTATTATGCATAACAG GTTCAGAAGCCATGTATGCAGATTTGGGACATTTCTCACAGTTATCTATCAAG ATTGCTTTTACGTTCGTGGTTTATCCATCGTTGATCCTAGCATATATGGGACAAGCAGCTTATTTGTCCAGACACCACACCATTGCCAATGACTATAGAATTGGATTCTATGTCTCGGTACCAG AGCAAATAAGGTGGCCTGTTCTAGTTATAGCTATACTCGCGGCGGTCGTAGGAAGCCAAGCCATTATTACTGGTACCTTCTCGATAATCAAGCAGTGCTCAGCTTTGGGTTGTTTTCCTCGAGTGAAGATCGTTCATACATCTGCCAAATTTCATGGACAAATATACATCCCCGAGATTAACTGGATACTAATGATACTGTGTTTGGCAGTGACAATTGGTTTCAGGGACACAAAGCATATGGGTAATGCTGCAG GGTTGGCTGTGATTACGGTCATGCTGGTTACGACTTGCTTGATGTCGTTAGTGATAGTTTTGTGCTGGCACAAGAGCATATTTGTGGCACTATCCTTCATCCTCTTCTTTGGAACGATTGAGGCTCTTTACTTCTCGGCTTCAGTCATCAAGTTCTTGGAAGGAGCATGGGTTCCTATCGCGCTTTCCTTCATCTTCATGCTAATCATGTACGTTTGGCACTATGGCATGCTCAAGAAGTATGAATTCGACGTCCAAAATAAGGTCTCGATCGATTGGCTCCTCAGCCTCAGTCCTAGTCTCGGCATCGTGCGCGTCAATGGCATCGGTCTCATACATACAGAGCTCGTGTCAGGAATTCCAGCCATATTCTCCCACTTCATTACCAATCTACCTGCATTCCATCAG GTGCTTGTGTTCCTTTGCATCAAGTCTATCCCTGTGCCGCATGTCCAACCAGAGGAGCGGTTCCTTGTCGGAAGGATTGGTCCCAGGGAGCACAGGATTTATCGGTGCATCGTTCGATATGGGTACCGTGATGTGCACAAGGATGATTTGGAGTTCGAAAAGGACTTGGTGTTCAGTGTCGCGGAGTTTATCAGGTCAGGGACACCGGGACAAAATGACCATGCCAACGAACCTGACAAAGTCGGTGAGAAAATGACTGTCGTTGGAGCTGGAATTCGGTTGCGAGAATTGAATGTTGATCCAGACGAAGCAGCTGGCCCCTCCGATTCAACAGAGATACAGTCGGCCGTGAAAGGGTGCAGGAAGAAGGTGAGGTTCGTGCTGCCGGCTAGCGAGCAGATGAATGCGAGAGTGAGGGAGGAGTTGCAAGAGCTAATGGAGGCACGAGAAGCGGGAATGGCGTTCATTCTCGGGCATTGCTATGTGAGGGCGAAGAGCGGATCGGGATTCATCAAGAGGCTTGCGATCAACGTCGGTTACGACTTCTTGAGGAGGAACAGCCGGAGTCCGGCGTATGCAGTGAACATACAACATGCTTCTACTTTAGAGGTGGGAATGGTCTACTATGTTTGA